CAAACTTATTGGAGTTGGAAGATCAACCTCCTAAAAAATTACTAAGCGAAGACATATAGATAAATGGGCATAAGTTTGAGCGAATCCATAGAATAACTTGTtgagaaaaaaatcataaaagatcAGTTCTTCATGTATCAATTGATctatatatggaaaatttctCACAGGTGTGCTTTTGTATGACAGAACATCATCATTAGCAGGCGGTTCCGTAGAACTTTCAATGTTGCCCTTGACAGGCTCAGATTCAGCAAGCTGTGCTTTTGAATCATCAGAAGAAAAGGCCAAGAAAGCTTTACGAGCTTCTCTCCGAGCATCTGTGAGTAAATAATGAGACATGGAGTCAGAATTCAATGTGTATCAACACTATGGTGTTTTAACAGACTTCACAGAGAATCATTGTCTGACAGTTACAAACCCCGCAATCAAAGATTTGTGAGGGGGACTGTTACACGTGAAAAACCCATTATGCATGAATGTCCAGCCAATTATagcaaaataaatgaaacatggTAGCATACTTATTTCATCCTGTAATACAAACTACTAACAGGCTGCAGGCATTCTGTGCATATACTTATACAGACCCCTGTACTAATTTCTAGAACTCTAAGCCCAAGGCTGTCTCAGACTGAAACAGGAAACTCTTCAAATAAGAACATCAAGATGAAAACCAAAAACCTATAACcagattaaattatatatatatatatatatatatatatgagtaatgctttTCAACTTCCTATTAACCATCGTCCTTGGATGTGGCATCAAATTTttggaaaattaatttttttttatttttcacctaCTTTATTTGCCAATCATTTGATGccaaaaaaattcatttatttgCCAATCATAGTCCTTGTTTAGGGTACCCAATTGTTGGTTTTGGTGGTTTAGAatacattttgaaaaatgggTGAAAACTTGGGGTGAAAAATGGAAATCATTAttgtaataaaaaatcatattcttataacaataataaaacatATCTCAAATCGGGATAAAGAAATACCATATTGTGAGTTCGCATTGGAATCCTTAATTGAGTGACCATGTCGCCATTCCATCTTCAGCAACAATTTTACACCTATTCATAAGCAGCAAACAGGGGCGTATCTTAGAATTTGAATCAAAATTACCATTATCACAGGCATCACTCTATATTAACCGAAACAAACCAATAGACTTTGTGACTGGAAGAATTATTTCATCAGGAACAAGCCCAGGAATAGCTGATGGCCTGCAATACACAACAAATATATCACAAACAGACCAGCAAGACATTTCATGCTGATGTATTTAGGAAGTAGAACTGTGTGTGCGTGT
This is a stretch of genomic DNA from Carya illinoinensis cultivar Pawnee chromosome 15, C.illinoinensisPawnee_v1, whole genome shotgun sequence. It encodes these proteins:
- the LOC122296837 gene encoding G patch domain-containing protein TGH-like, with translation MQFDTFGFTAAELGRKQAEREQQQRPSAIPGLVPDEIILPVTKSIGVKLLLKMEWRHGHSIKDSNANSQYDARREARKAFLAFSSDDSKAQLAESEPVKGNIESSTEPPANDDVLSYKSTPVRNFPYIDQLIHEELIFYDFFLNKLFYGFAQTYAHLSICLRLEISQALLKDIEESRIAIIILSQNYASSTWCLDELMKILDCNKTGQQIVLPVFYNIDPLEL